The sequence tggaGGAAAAGTCAGTGCTgcatgttttcttgtttccaagttcatagctaATGCTAGTCTCTATTATCCAGAAGGGCCTCCAAAGCATTTTCACAGACCGCAGGCACCCAGCATTGCTCTCTGTTACGGCTCTGTGGGTGTAATCTGGATTAATGCCGCAGGATGTGACTGCTAGCTGGATATACAGGAATTGTGCACCAACGCTGAGATGTAGCCACCtcgggtggaacacagcagctgttcgAAGCCAGCTAGGCGAGACACTGGAGCCAGTTCAGCCTGCTGGGAGAAGCGAGCAGGAGTGGTTAGGGCAGCAGGATGCAGTTACTGGTGGGAAGTTTGCTCAGATGCGGAGGCTGATGCTGCCCTGTTCTTGTGAAAAGCAAGACGAGGTTTTTATCAGTCATGAGTGGTTGGGGAGCACTCCTCTGAAAGGTGGCATTgccagcagcacagtgccccctatgGCAGAGTCACAAAAGGGTATCACTCCCCAAGTCACCAGCATCACTCCCTGTAGCACCTGTTTTTTTCCAGTCTGCTGCTGAGGTTATTGCTGGCCAAGATGCTGGTTTTGGCCCAGATCTTCCAAggtgtttaggctcctaacttccattaatttcaagggTCCTAAATACCTTGGGATCTCTGGACTTTCCCCCTTCTTTCACTTCACTGAAAACTCCATTAGCTTGGGGCtgaggggatggttgggtgtcTCATAACTACCACCTCCCCTGGTCATTCACCCACTTGGCTCTAAAAGGGCTGCATAAGTCACTGACCCCTTTGCAGACTCAGCATGGGCCTCTGCCACTTACTAAGCTGTAGCATTGGGCTGATCTTCTGCATAGGGGCAAATTGCACCCACAACCCCTCCTTTCTGCTTAGCCCAGGCACCCTGTTTAATATGGACTCGCCTTGTTCCTGGCCCCCACTCCATGTAGTGCTTTCTTGCCTTCACGCCATATAGAGCCTTTCATCTGGCAGGGTCTCGAGCCGTTTCACAGACTTATCCCCTCAATCTTTGGAATCGCagtcagtgcagctgtgctgatttCTACCAGGATTGGATCTGGCCTTGTGTACATTCAGATCACTCCCACCACCTGGTAATCAGCCTCTTCTGCAGCAGTGCACGACAGTGATGTGGAGGGGCTGGAATTTAGGGAACAGGAGGTAATTGCCAATAGCCAGGACCCTAAATTTAATGAGGAATCTTTATGAACCACAAGCGGTTGGAATCTaaccagcacagtgccccctgggTATTCACTCAGTCCCGATTCAGCCAGAGGAGAGCGACCTACTAGCACAAAAACAGGGCATTGTGTCACATGGTTCCTTCCTGCAGGGTACAGGGTTTCCTTGGCAGTCTCCTAGCTAAGGACGAGGCCAAAATTTCCCCTGCAGTTCCACCTGGATGTGGTATTCTCCTGCACTCCCTAAGTTAACCTGTTGGTTAGTGTGACTGTCCACTGTTaaaaacagctgccatgtttcaccccagaggtggctgcatggcaGTGCAGGTGAGGTGATTTTCTTATAAGTGgttgtaggcctggcttgacatgaaTAATTAGACATGGGTGAAACCTCATttctcagaagacaggattagggaggtaaatggatCAGCAGCCTGGAAACAGAATGTCTGCACTAGCTAAGACAAGGGTGAACccccagggaaccatttacaatgGCCAAGATAACAATCAACAAGATAAATTGGGACCATAAAGATGATGTAAAGAGTAAGTCGTGcgtggacagagcatgctgtacgGGGATTGTACAGCCAATCCTTAAACGTGTGATGCAGTGTATAGTAAATGCAGTTTAATCTGGAAACGTCTATAAAGAAAGAagtttgctgtgtaactttgggtgGGGGTGGTATGCCCTGTTCCCACTCTCTACTCTTGAGGCTACTCAACTCAAGTGTCGTTTGATTGCATGCCAATAAAGAAACCTCAGTGAGGAGTTCAGAGTCGAGCTGAATTCTTAGGAACTGAGGGAATGAGATCTTGGAGGCCACTGGGTGGATAAGGTCTCAGAAGCCACCCCAACGTACTCATGAGCAGATAAGGTCTCAGAGGCTACCCCAGAACTGGGCTGGTGGAAGTCACAGGGCTCTGCTGTGAGCAATACAAAGTTCTTGAGACTGGTGGATGCAGACTGAGGCCTGGGCTCTCTAGGTCTTGGCATGGAGTAAACAGCCCCGGAATGGACGGCTGCCTATGCTACCCGGTGAGGTGCTAGATTCCCAACGTGACCTTCCTCGCAAGGCCTACAGTGGCTTGGATCGCGCCTTTGTATGCCAGCTTGGCCTGTCCACTTTCAGaggcctgctgcctgcctgctcgCCCCGGGAATTCACTGGAAAGCACTTCCTGACTGGGATTTCGCTTCCCAGGGAACGTGTTTATTTCACTCTCTGTGCTTGTCTCTGCATGGAGCCTTTCCCACGGCTTTAACAGAGTCGGCTTAACCAACAATAATCTCAATGTTCAGGTCCACCCCCCCGTCTGCCAGGCTGCTCCCTGCAAACACTGCAGCCTCTCTCCGGCAGGCGTAGTGCCGCCACTTGTTCTGGATGACCAGGACTGCCCTCTGGTACTTCTTGTACTGGCTCCTTGCACGCCACATCCTGACCAGTGATTGCAGGAGGACGGTAGCTCTCATGGGCCTCACGTACATTGCCAGCGCCGTGACCCGCCTCTCCTCCTGCTGCCAGAATGAGACCCGGCGCCACCACCTCTGGATCACCAGCACGCAGAGCGTCGCTTGGCGCACCGTTCGCCGGGTGAGCACCCCCCGCCACCACGACTGGATGGCAATGGCAGATTTGCTGCTGGGGTCCTTCTCtggtgagggggagagagggggagagattgCTTTCTGCTGTGAAGAGAAGACAGGAAACCATCTGTTGCTACGGGAGAGGTAGCCACTAAAGCACAGATTTCTattgcttgagctaaaggaaaagTTCCATTATCtgacagcagtagtaggttgCTACCTTCTATGTGGCCTAGGCCCTAGAAGGGGACATGACACCCACTTTATGTTTATTGAACATCTTTTTGCCTAAACATAGGTGTCCACATAGGCCATAAATGGGCACCTAAGAGACCAGCCAAAACTAGCTGCCTCATTGGGATTGATCCAGCCGAGCGACCAATCACAAATCTGTGAAGCTGCTGACACAGTACCATGCGCACTGCCACTTTCGGGGAGCCCTATAGGGACTTAAAATACCAGCCTGAGCCTGCAGGAGGGGTCTCCAACGCCCATGGGGTGAGCTGTTGTTTTGGCTGGCCAGTCACTGGAGAAGGCGGAATCCCGCTCGGCCTGTTGGTGGAGATGCTGGGAGAGTGTTGGGGCTGTTGCGGCTCTGAAGGAATGTCCGGGCCTGCCTCTGTGCTCTgcactgggaggagtggaaaTGGAGAACCAGGACCGGCTTTCCAGGCCTGGCAGAAAAAGACCATCACAGAGAACCGGAAGGATTCCTGGAGCTGTTCAGAGAAGAGAGGCTGCTCCGAGCCAGGCTCCCCCTGAAATCTGACCCAGTTTCCCCAGTTCCACTGGTCATGCTACATGTCTTGGCACTGGCCATTCAGCTCTTGCCAGCTTTTGCCTAAGCCCCCTTTGGCTtccagagtgggggggggggcgtcttTAAAAGTGATATGaagggagctgtcagggggcagatCCGTGCTGGGTGACACCCGCAACCCCCACTGAGCTGTGCCTGGGGGTTCGGAGTCAAAGAAATCCCGCCTGTGAGATGGAGGATACTCACGTCCATAGCTGCTGCCTGATCTGGAgcacccagctgctgcagggagtctGGAGCTGCCAAGAGCTGCCTCTGAGCATCATCGCCGCCTCCCAGGGCAGAGTCTCTGACCATGGAGTTCTTCAGCGCCTTGGCATCAGGCTTCTTCCTGGGGCTGCCCTCCAGAGCCTTCACGCCCGCCatggaggaaggaaagagaagagCTGCTCAGCGTAAGGATGGGAGGGAGGTCGCAGGGCTGACAACTGCAGCCCAGTGAAGGTGAAAAGTCCCCACCGCCCATCAGTGAGGCTTCCCCTCGTCAGCACCTGCCGGTGTTACCCTGACTTTCCCCGAGCTTGTCAGGGATCCAAAAGAACAGGTGTGGGAGCTAGAGCCAGGCAGACTGGGTGTGCTGCAGTCTGCCTCAGAGataggtgtaactgagagcagagctTGGCTCCTAGAGACAGGCGGACGTACACAGAGACAGGTGGAGACATGGGACTGCCCAGTTGGGATCGGACTAGTGCACCAGTTAATCCAGGGGCTggtgccagctgctgcagaggaCGGACAGTTTGGGGATAACCTGCCCCAGGGGAGAGAAATCCAATCCCAGGGCTTGGCCTGGCTGCATTGACTTTGGTGGGCATTGTCTACAGGCGGCAACCCCAGTTATTTAGTTTAATTGCAAGTTTATTCATTAGCACCCTCATCATCGACAGCTTCAGCCCTTCTGCAGTCAGTGCGATCGCACCCACCCGACGGTGTTGGTCCCAAAGGCTGGTACCAGGCACATTAGAAAATCTTTCCATATCCTCTTCCTGGTTTGGGTGGAAACATAACCCTTCCATGATCAGCCTCTTcgctcaggggtgggggtgggttgaGGAGAAGCAGGGAATTTAGTGCTGGAGAGTTGAATGCAATGGAGGGGGAGTGAAGGCAGGCAGTGGACCCCATCCTGAACAAGAGATTGCCTCACTGAGAGTAAGGAGGCAGGTGGAGTCAGTCAAACCTAGGCTTCTCCACATCAACCCTAGGCTTCTCCTCCAGTGGATCCCCCTGCTGTGTCCTGAGAGAGCTACACTCTCCTAGCAGGGGAGGGAAAACCTTCTCCCCATGGTTTGCCATCCTCGGCTTCTCCATTTGCCTCCATTATCCATGGTTTCTCCAGAAGATCTACCACATTCTGCCCCAAGAGACGATCCTCTCCTCAACAGTGGGCTTGGGGAAGGGACATGGTGCCTATAAAGGGATCTGTGTCTGGCAAGTTTCTACTTCTGGGTTGATATTACCCCCCTCAACAGCCAGATATAAGAGAGTGTTATCTGTGAGTAATGCACTCCGTACGGGAGGTTTGCTTTTTCGTGCCCCCATGAGGCACCTCACATCTCAGGAGAGGACCATGTTTCCCTGGGATGGCAGGACTTCACTTTTCATCAGCTGAGGGTCTTTTAGGACACTAGCATCAGCACCCTGTGGCGAGAGCTGTGATGTTACAATGGACACCGACATCACCAGTCAAGCTGGTCAACCCAGGTAACGGATGAGACAACAATAGACCTGCCTTGACCGCTCTGCTGTTGGTCGTTGGCTGGGTTGGAGGCAACCCAGATCCATGTGGGTCACAGACGTGGAAAACCTTGGCCTCAGAAGGCATGTTCAGGGTTTTTTATGTCCTTGCTGAACCCCAGGGGACTGGGGGCAGAGTGTGGAGAGGTGAGGCATTGAAGAAACAGCAGGGAGTCAGTGGTTGTTCCTCAGGGTAACTGCAGGAGGAAACATTATCTGTCTGTTGCTGGTATCTTTTTCATCATTCTTTTCTCTGTACAGCTGTGAACATGGGCACAGCTGTGAACATGGGCACATCTATACCCGTTTTGTTCTCTCTCACTTCCATGCACCTGGTCAAATCCTTCTCTCACACCAGTGTCTTCCCTGGAATCACTGAACCTGTCTCTCTCATCTTCATAGTCCACAACTAACCCTTCAGGGGCTAGTAGCCAGTGGCTCCTTGAAGGTGGGAGATTTACATGTATTGGGAATCGTGACCACCAGGAGACTGGCTGGCTTAAGGAACAGGTATAGCCCTTCCCCCTCTAAGATCTATAGTTCAAATCTAGCCCAGGCCAGTAGTGGCTGGAAGTCCTGGTGTATGATGGGCCATTTGAGAGCCTCTATAAGACAAGTTGGTGGCCTCACCTTTGGTTCCTAGTGGACGTGGGTCTGTGCTACATTGGGACTGTTTGGAAGCCTGGTGGCAATCTCAGTAAAGAAGCCAGGACTCCATGGCCCTACAGAGAGTGAAAATGCCTCTCGCCCCTGGAGCTGGCACCTTTCATCAGCGCTTAATTCTCTTTTAACAAAGGCCTGGTGGACATTCCCAGCGCCGTCCTCCCCTCGGGTGCCTGCTGGGACTCTGGGGGCAGGATGAGCATGTGGGAGCACTGGTGTTACCTGTAAACAGGGCGTGTTGCTTTCCATCCTCCTTGCTCCCCTGGGCGCACTGCACAGCTCCAGTGCACCTGGCTCCGGCTCTGCTCCCTGGGCAAATTGGGGGAGAGTAGCCTTTCCTGTGACAATACATTGTCCCAGCCCTGTGTTAGGCCTGCAAGCTGTAGAAGGGGTTGGGggcaaaggggaaggaggggagcaaTGAAATGTGCTGCCCTGCGGGATTTCAGTCCCAGCAGTGCTATCATGCTGGAAAGTGCCAATCTCACCCCCAAGTGGCATTAAAACTTATGAGCATGAGGCAAGGGCAGTGCCAACGGAGGGAAGGGCAGCAGGCA is a genomic window of Chrysemys picta bellii isolate R12L10 chromosome 7, ASM1138683v2, whole genome shotgun sequence containing:
- the LOC122174824 gene encoding IQ domain-containing protein F5, yielding MAGVKALEGSPRKKPDAKALKNSMVRDSALGGGDDAQRQLLAAPDSLQQLGAPDQAAAMDFSSSNRNLCFSGYLSRSNRWFPVFSSQQKAISPPLSPSPEKDPSSKSAIAIQSWWRGVLTRRTVRQATLCVLVIQRWWRRVSFWQQEERRVTALAMYVRPMRATVLLQSLVRMWRARSQYKKYQRAVLVIQNKWRHYACRREAAVFAGSSLADGGVDLNIEIIVG